A part of Dermacentor variabilis isolate Ectoservices chromosome 10, ASM5094787v1, whole genome shotgun sequence genomic DNA contains:
- the mRpS21 gene encoding mitochondrial ribosomal protein S21 — MRHKLFISRTVLVQNNQVEEALRVLNRILGLEGIFDRYRLTRYYEKPTKTRRRINYEICKAIYDEDMARRIQFTLRKNRIDPWLGND; from the exons atgcgtcacaaacttttCATTTCCCGCACTGTTCTTGTCCAGAACAACCAAGTCGAAGAAGCACTGCGAGTGCTGAATCG CATCCTGGGTTTGGAAGGCATCTTCGACCGCTACAGGCTCACGAGGTACTACGAGAAGCCCACTAAAACGCGACGGCGAATCAACTACGAAATCTGCAAGGCGATCTACGACGAGGACATGGCCCGGCGGATCCAGTTCACGTTGCGCAAAAACCGAATCGACCCGTGGCTAGGAAATGATTGA